A section of the Kluyveromyces lactis strain NRRL Y-1140 chromosome F complete sequence genome encodes:
- a CDS encoding uncharacterized protein (no similarity), whose amino-acid sequence MNPTLVRAFHRSAVRLSQASADASSHSMSTGKWFATLGGVTVLLGAGAGALQWAYKDSKIDQIFAKERRQGLHH is encoded by the coding sequence ATGAACCCAACTTTAGTTAGAGCTTTCCACAGATCCGCCGTCAGACTATCCCAAGCTTCTGCGGACGCTTCTTCACACAGTATGTCTACCGGAAAGTGGTTTGCTACCCTAGGAGGTGTCACTGTACTACTTGGTGCTGGTGCTGGTGCCTTGCAATGGGCCTacaaagattcaaaaattgACCAAATCTTTGCCAAGGAAAGAAGACAGGGTCTACACCATTGA
- the YET2 gene encoding Yet2p (similar to uniprot|P35723 Saccharomyces cerevisiae YKL065C YET1 Endoplasmic reticulum transmembrane protein homolog of human BAP31 protein), with protein sequence MSIYFSVLFILLVAQMAFMFMIVMPLHYQIRKRLVVFSDNFLSGPQFRTVVAILSCLVMLLFIDSWKRAQLPVFSHAEKPQDVASSLKTLTTRAYNQRNVYISGFILYFTICIPVLLNLLTRLVKYETLIRELNSVPAVENKQDEKDKNKAKEKEVASPQLTALQKELESKKVSLKALKIQINNLNEHFDATIKDKDPQPASEKKND encoded by the coding sequence ATGTCAATCTATTTCTCTGTGTTGTTCATACTTCTTGTGGCCCAAATGGCTTTCATGTTCATGATAGTTATGCCCTTGCATTATCAGATAAGGAAAAGATTAGTGGTTTTCTCTGATAATTTTTTATCAGGTCCTCAATTTAGAACTGTGGTGGCTATATTAAGTTGTTTAGTGATGCTACTGTTCATTGACTCATGGAAACGTGCACAGCTCCCAGTGTTCTCTCACGCAGAGAAACCACAAGATGTGGCTAGTTCGTTGAAGACATTGACTACAAGGGCTTACAATCAAAGAAACGTATACATTTCGGGGTTCATTCTATACTTTACTATTTGTATTCCTGTCTTATTGAACTTATTAACCCGTTTGGTAAAATACGAGACTCTAATTAGGGAACTGAACTCTGTACCTGCAGTTGAAAACAAGCAAGATGAGAAGGATAAGAACAAAGCCAAGGAGAAAGAAGTCGCATCTCCCCAATTAACCGCACTACAAAAGGAGTTggaatcaaagaaagtatCTTTGAAGGCGTTAAAGATTCAAATAAACAATCTAAACGAACACTTCGATGCCACTATTAAGGATAAGGATCCTCAGCCAGCCtcagagaagaaaaacgATTGA